DNA from Brachyspira aalborgi:
GGCGGGATATTCTACGGGAATAGTTGACAAATCAAAAATAATAAATAATAGTTTGATAAAAAAAGGAGATATTATAATCGCTTTATCTTCGAGCGGAATTCATTCAAATGGATTTTCGCTTGTTAGAAAAATTTTAAATATTGATAATTCAAATATAAATAATGTAGTTAAAGAACTTGGGAAAAAATCTATTGGCGAGATATTATTAACGCCGACAAAAATTTATGTTAAACCGATTTTAAAATTATTAAAAAAAATTAAAGTAAAAGGAATATCGCATATAACGGGCGGCGGTTTTTACGAGAATATTCCAAGATGCATTCCAAACGGACTTTGCGCAGAGATAGAAAAAAATAAAATTAAAATTTTGCCAATATTTAAATATATTCAAAAAATTGGAAATATAGAAGAGCGAGATATGTTTAATACTTTTAATATGGGAGTCGGAATGTGCATAATCGTTTCAAAAAAAGACGCTGAAAAAACTATTGAAATTTTAAGCTCCTGCAAAGAGGACGCTTATATTATTGGCAAAATAATTGAGAATAAAGAAAAAATTATTTTTAAGGAATGATATGAATAAAAAAATAAGAATCGCCGTATTGGTTTCGGGAAACGGAACTAATTTGCAATCTTTAATAAACGCTCAAAAAAATAAAATAATAAAAAGCGGAAAAATAGAATTGGTTATTTCAAATAATTCTAACGCTTTCGCTTTGAAACGAGCCGAAAAATCAAAAATTCCTTTTGAAATTATTTCTAAAAAAGAATGCAAGAAAATAGAGGAATTTGAAAGAAAATTAAAAGAAATTTTGAAATCTTATAAAATCGAGCTTATAGTTTTGGCGGGATTTATGTCGGTTTTGTCTAAAAATTTTGTAAAAGATTATCCTAAAAAAATTATCAATATTCACCCTTCGCTTATTCCTTCTTTTTGCG
Protein-coding regions in this window:
- the purM gene encoding phosphoribosylformylglycinamidine cyclo-ligase; this encodes MNNSKSDIYAKAGVDITAGYKSVELIKKHIAKTNIKGVISSIGGFGGLFELDLKGIKKPILVSGTDGVGTKLKIAFSMNKHDTIGIDCVAMCVNDIICVGAKPLIFLDYIACGKNYPEKISEIVKGIAKGCVQSNCALIGGETAEMPDFYAKDEYDLAGYSTGIVDKSKIINNSLIKKGDIIIALSSSGIHSNGFSLVRKILNIDNSNINNVVKELGKKSIGEILLTPTKIYVKPILKLLKKIKVKGISHITGGGFYENIPRCIPNGLCAEIEKNKIKILPIFKYIQKIGNIEERDMFNTFNMGVGMCIIVSKKDAEKTIEILSSCKEDAYIIGKIIENKEKIIFKE
- the purN gene encoding phosphoribosylglycinamide formyltransferase, which encodes MNKKIRIAVLVSGNGTNLQSLINAQKNKIIKSGKIELVISNNSNAFALKRAEKSKIPFEIISKKECKKIEEFERKLKEILKSYKIELIVLAGFMSVLSKNFVKDYPKKIINIHPSLIPSFCGKNFYGIKVHEEAIKRGVKITGATTHFVNEIVDGGEIIMQKAVKVLDNDTAEKLQKRVMESAEWIILPKTVEKVCKSLIL